A region from the Fusarium graminearum PH-1 chromosome 4, whole genome shotgun sequence genome encodes:
- a CDS encoding N amino acid transport system protein yields MDKITPHTQAAKDSLHPDQIARIDQTYDQAPGTVTEFEKQKTAEGEAHFRRLGWKRLAVILIVEAIGLGTFSLPGAFATLGIVAGVFCCIALGFMAIYTAWIIGKIKVLYPSIQHYGDIGGLLMGRFGEELFGAMYVLQLILITSSFVLTGSIALNILADGKVCGLIFSAVSGFMLFILAVMPSFAEAAILGYIDLVCVMTAIGIAVIASGVDAANQPGGLGSSDWSAWPDPDATFKDGMVAICNIIFAYCFAMYMTPFMSEMHTPEDFMKSVWTLGSVEIFIYTLTGSLIYVFVGKDVASPALESLPGILPKVAFGVALPMIFISGAIGNTVTAKYVHLRFYKNSIVRFVNTPKGWVTWLLTLAGITIISWVLGEAIPFFNDLLSLSSALFVSGFILYFPAVMWYKLICRGKWYARENILHAVACIFTFFFGLLVLVGGTYATAMDIQHHYEIGAFRTPFSCEA; encoded by the exons ATGGATAAAATTACTCCACATACACAGGCTGCAAAAGATAGTCTACACCCTGACCAAATTGCCCGCATAGACCAAACCTATGACCAAGCCCCTGGCACAGTCACCGAATtcgagaaacaaaaaacCGCTGAAGGAGAAGCCCACTTCCGTCGCCTCGGATGGAAGCGTCTCGCCGTGATCCTCATCGTTGAGGCCATCGGCCTGGGAACATTCAGTCTTCCTGGTGCCTTTGCGACACTCGGCATAGTTGCAGGAGTCTTCTGCTGTATCGCCCTTGGTTTCATGGCCATTTACACAGCGTGGATCATCGGAAAGATTAAAGTCTTATATCCGTCCATCCAACATTATGGAGATATTGGTGGTTTGCTCATGGGGAGGTTTGGAGAGGAGTTGTTTGGAGCCATGTATGTGCTTCAGTTGATCCTCATCACCTCCTCGTTCGTCCTTACTGGCAGCATTGCTTTGAACATCTTGGCCGACGGGAAGGTGTGTGGTCTTATCTTCAGCGCCGTGTCAGGCTTCATGTTGTTTATCCTTGCCGTCATGCCTTCTTTTGCAGAGGCTGCCATTCTTGGATACATCGATCTTGTATGCGTCATGACCGCCATTGGTATTGCAGTTATCGCATCGGGTGTAGATGCTGCAAACCAACCCGGAGGTCTGGGATCCTCAGACTGGTCAGCTTGGCCTGACCCTGATGCGACATTCAAAGATGGCATGGTGGCTATCTgcaacatcatctttgccTACTGCTTTGCCATGTACATGACACCATTCATGTCGGAAATGCACACACCAGAGGATTTCATGAAGTCAGTTTGGACACTTGGCAGTGTTGAGATTTTCATTTATACCCTCACCGGTTCGCTCATCtatgtctttgtcggcaaaGACGTAGCCAGCCCTGCTCTCGAGTCACTACCTGGTATTCTACCAAAGGTGGCTTTTGGCGTGGCTCTCCCCATGATTTTTATTTCTGGAGCAATCGGGAATACTGTCACTGCGAAATACGTCCACCTTCGCTTTTACAAAAACTCTATCGTGCGTTTTGTCAATACGCCCAAAGGTTGGGTCACTTGGCTCCTTACACTCGCGGGCATAACAATTATCTCTTGGGTCCTCGGCGAAGCTATTCCCTTCTTTAACGACCTTCTATCGCTAAGCTCGGCactttttgtttctggaTTTATTCTCTATTTCCCAGCGGTCATGTGGTACAAGCTTATCTGTAGGGGTAAGTGGTATGCCAGGGAGAATATCTTGCATGCCGTTGCTTGTATTTttactttcttctttggGCTCTTGGTTTTAGTTGGAGGAACCTATGCTACGGCTATGGATATT CAACATCATTACGAAATTGGAGCTTTCCGTACACCTTTTTCATGCGAAGCTTGA